In the Balearica regulorum gibbericeps isolate bBalReg1 chromosome 3, bBalReg1.pri, whole genome shotgun sequence genome, TTTTTAGAAACCTGAAGGTGCGGACAAGGGCTCTAAAATGACTAATCATCTTTTTAAACAGATCAATGCATCCTAGACACAGTTCTGCCATAGGTCTGTGACAAGATGGGAAAAACTGAACATCTCAAACCCAGCtacttgaatattttaaaagttcttgaATTCTTTGGCACTTCTGCCCCCCTTCAAATCATGTACTTTTAACTTTGCTAGAAAAGAAACCTTCCTGAGTTTCACTGTTGTGTAGCTGCCTTTGGAAAAAGTGCTGTTGGTACAACATCCACTCGGTCACTTGCTGCCTGCCTCAGTGGTCTCGTATAAAAACTCTTCAGAGCAGAGCCCACATGTACGCCTGTGTGGTATGTATAACAGGGTCTTCACCCTGGGTGAGCATTTGAGATCTAttgtaaaattaataatatatcTAGAAAGAGGATGCTTATTATTTAGAATGGCCTGTACAAGATTAGCAGATGACAGAACCCATATTGCTCAAAAGGCAGCAGCCTTCCGTATtgagccctgcccagcccaacATATCCAAAGGTTTCAAAGCTCTACGTTACTTCACTATGCACTTTCAAACTTTGTGGTTGAGTAATTGTGCAAGTGAACTCCAGTCCTACTAGGAATCACAGGCttacacaaacaaaccaaagtccaaaaaaaagagataatagCCTGAGCAAAGGGCAGAATGTGGATGCaggtaaaaaaggaagaaagcaggatAAATAAGGTCCACACTTGGAGATCTGAAGGATCTTGCTCAGCATAGTTGCCGCAGAGGAAAATGAGCATGAGTTACCTCCTTTCGGTGTTTGTGAAGGAGCTGCCTGGCTTCATTCTCTTTGCTGGGATCTTTGTGCCCGTGACTttactcctgctgctgctaattGCCTACTTCAGGATCAAACTGATAGAAGGTGAGTCAGGGCCCGGGGGCAATGCGTGGGTAGGCAGACAAAACTTCTTGTGCCACAGGACACTGTTAGGCTTGTACCATTAACTAAACTGAAGAGGACTATGATCATAAACAACTTTCTGAAGCTGTACTGCATTTTAGAcaattttctatttgaaaaatgttacaAGAATTTGTTTAGAACTTGGATTGAACCCTCACTTAAAACTCCATAGGTTTACACACCATACTATAGAAGATTTTTACTATTCTACACTATAGAAGAGGcaacagaaatggagaaaaagaatagGGACGCTAAAGTACAGgtcattttcctctgtgctttctctGTGCACGTCTTCCCTAAGACAGGTAACAGAAGTTACACCCTGTAACTAGTTGGTTATTGAGTAAATGTCTGTGTTCTTTCAAAGGTACgtatttgcttttactttgtACCTAAACACACATTTGCCATGTtaccttttctattttaaaatcagcttatACTCACTTCAAAAATCTATCTTCaaagtaaaaccaaaccaagcacCCCCCCAGCCAAGTAGACGCACAGTCAGTGCAACACACCTCCGCCCTGCAAACTGAGGCTGTTCACACAGCCTGACAGGTCCCACACAGAAAAGACTGGGCTACAGCTGTAACAGGCAGGGAGTTTCTTTTAGAAGGGATAATCCCTGTACGTCAGACCATCCAGTCCCAATGGGAAGATCTTCATGCTTTCCAGGTTTGGGTCCCAGCCGCAGGCTGAGTCTGAGGCGCAGCAGCAGATTCACACATGCTCTGCTCTCATTTTAATCTTTCAGCTGCCAAGGAGAGCCCCAGGACACGTTCAGAGCAGAGtcctcatcttttctttccttcagcccTTCCAAAACATGTTCTTGCAGACACTGGGCTGAGCTTGTTCCTCAGACTAGCTGCCTTTTGAACCTTCTCTCTACAGGGCGTGTCGGGGGAGCTAAGGTGACATCCTAGATTTCCTTTGTAAGCTTCAGACACTTCTTGATGAGAGCCCCCTGCCTGGGACAGTTGTCTACAATGCACATACTACACGTTTCAGCTCTAGCAGCTTATCCATGATCTGAAAAGCAGGATCTTGGACAGGGAAGACAGGACAATCCCCACCACAGGGCTCTACAGATAAGCAGAGACATTCACCCAGAGTTGGCCCAGTTGCATCAGCCCAACAGAAGGCTAGATTTACCCACCAGTGCAAGGTTAGGGAAGAACCTTTACCTAGATGCCAGATCAAGCACTGTAATTTGTACATTAAGTTTGCTCTATCCTGCAGCCTTCTAAAATCCTGAAAACTGGGCAATTTAACACAATTCTAAAAGTAAGAAAGGTCACACATACCCAGAAATGTAGGACAAATTCACTTCCATCTTTGAATAACATCTCCAGGCATTTAGACCCAAGGCTTTAACAGAAAGGAAGGGTGTTTGTTTGCATACAAGCCTACACCACAAGTTGCCTTCAGGCTGCTGAAACTCAAACATTTCCCGTTCAAGATGTGCTTTTCAGACGCTGAATTAAGTAACTAGGGAAGCCTGTTCCACATGCCTAACCCAGCTCTGCCTTTGGTTATAAATTACCCTTTGAGCAAGGTGCTGACAGTTTTTCACACGCTAGTAAACAACCACCAGAAAATGATGTGGTGCCAAGACATCACACAATTCAGTATCTGTGAGGAATAGGAAGGCTAAGTATTGAGAGCTCTTTCTTGAAAAAGGTTGAAATGGAAGCTAATGATTTTGTTGCATTAGACTTCGGATAAAAGTGGGGATTCTCCCTTTCACAAATAATCGTCTCTGTGTCCATCTGTTATAGCTAGACATTAGTTATTACGAAATAATACTGCAATACTACTGGGTCATTCTTTCCTGGTGATGCTCTTTCTTCTCTACTCTGGCTAGGATcaagcaaaacaggaaaagcaggtGGGTCACAGATCCCATCAGTTCAGGTGTTTTGCTGAGGCTCAGACAATACTTTCCTTATGCCAAAAAAGTCCGTCTGAAAAACCGCACAGATGTTTGAATTCATGCCACATGAGCAACTGCTGAACCCAACTGGCCTGCCCTCGTTCACGGTGCCCACACCCTCCTTAGCTGCGCTTTCTGCAAGTCTGTAAATAAGCTGCAGAACCAGATGTTAAATCCCGCTCTCTTAAAGCACAGAATTTTTGGCTTTGGGTTGGTAGTCAGTTTAAGTAAGTAACAATTTCCTAAATTTGCTGAGATTAGCAATCAAGGCTTTAAGAGAGAGCTGAATGAAGTAGTTGGCAGACTAATTTGCCAAAGGAATACTGCTTCAGTACCCTTTCATAACTGAGAAGGATGCTTGAAGAGAATCACCTGGCTGTTCAATGCCTCAGGGAAGGAGATTCTCAGTTTGCAGATCACAGGTGTTCTGTCTGGGATTCTCAAGAGGATGTGAGATGAATTTCTATTTACTTAATACTTTGGGCACCGCAGTCCCAGTTCTACCTCCAAGCCCTTCTTTTTGCTTGATCTGAGACTGCCAGAGTCCAACCTACCACTTAGGCCTCCAGCCAACACGCACAAATCATCCTGAGCAGCTCTCCCTGTACAGGCAAGCACAGCCAGCTTCAGCTTAACACCATCAGGTGAGCAAAACAGCTAACCACAGATAAGCCTCATTTAAATGCCAACACTCCCTCTCTGACAAAACCTCAGAAATTCAGCAAGCTTTAGGTGCCTGTTTCCTTagatctctttaaaaaaagaaattatcaaatTTGCATTACTAAAAGTAAGGCTGCCTTGTTTCATTATCAgataatttttggttttctctgtgCAGCAAGAAAGAGGCTCcatgtaaatatattaaaaccCACCTTAAAATCATCCCTTCAGGATTCCTTAAAACTAACAAACCAACCAGCATACCTTTCCCCTGAACGACTAGCAATGGCAAGGGAAGCTAATATCCCATGACAAAGTGTTTTATGctaactgtttttccttttcttttttttggggggggggaggggtcttttctctgtttccccATCCCACTCCAAATATTCTCCAAGCCTCTGACAACACCGTCCTGTTCTGAAGATGCCAGGTTACGGGGGCAGAGAccatttttctgttccatttgcACCACGGGCAGCATCAGGAGGATCAGCCCAGTCTGAGGCTCCGTGGCACTGCCACAGTACAGCAGAACGCAAATTGCCAGTAAAAGCTAActgctctccttgctgctgTTTAAGGATTTTATTCTGATTGAAAGCTGGTGGAGGCAAATGAGAATAATTTCTGCTGATGTCAGCAGAATTTGTGTTAGTGCTTCACTGGGCATAGGCACAGGCCCTACCTCACACTCAGAAGACTTTCCCCTAGGAGCACGGGCAAACCGATAACTAACATGCTACTCGGGCACCTTCGATTTAATAAGATTAGTTCTTACTAATATGTGCCAGTAGCTTCTCTTTATAAAAATTCACCACTGCAAATTAGTGTATCCTTATGGAATTTTgtgttgtttggtttatttttcagttaatgaGGAACTGGCCATGGCACGAGACCCCAGAAAGGTCCTCCTGAATTACCATGGCCAGGGGCAGAAACCCAGGAGACCTGGacaaaaagagaacaaatgcaAGAACTGAAGGACATTTAAGGGAGTCTCACATATAGGGAACCAAGCTTAAACCCAGTACTCAGCTGCGCAGGTTGAAAAATAACCAGCTATAGATAAATACCACGGGAGGAAAACAAAACGGAGAGAAGAAATTAGCGCTGTGCGGTACAACGAAAGAGCTGTTGCCCTTCAAAAAGGTCTCGTAACAGTTTTGCTTCCTCACACGAGGCCAAGCAAGCAGCACTTCATGCTACTCATCGGGCAGCAGAGATCTCCTGCAACGTACTGCATCAGTTCCCTTGGGTGGCACAGGATCTGGGGGGGAAGCACCCGGCTCGCTGGCCCTTCCTACCACACTGAGAAGAAAACTACCTAACAAGCTCCTGAGAGAGCTGAGCTAGCATATGCAAGGAAGGCAGTCTTATTAAATTAGAGATGCAGAAATAGTGAGTTCATATCAAGCACTGACATCTAGGAAATTGAGAAGGGTGATGAAGGggaactgactttttttttttttattagcttgtACACTTTGGGAAAGATTGTAGGTTTTCTAAATATGTTTCCCACAGAATTTGGAAGCAAAATATAACAGTGATGGGAAACAAAAGGACTTCTCTCTGCTGACTGACCATGCCAAATTTTGAAACCATGAAAAGATTCAGTTAGTATTCTGTAAACCAGTTACTATTCTAGTTTAAGGACAAATGGATgacttttttcaaatgaaaacccCGTAAGTGTGgagtttctttttgtgtgtgtcattTGTCACAcgtaaaaaaatcttttcccctGTAGATGTACAATTTTTAGTGCATCTGAGTTGGCTGTGGCAGATGGCCCACAAAAATGCAACTCTAACTCTTTGAAAGTACTATTGCCTGTTGGCTTCTCTGTTTCTGACTCTCAACTTTAAGACTAAACTGATGAAGACTGAGAAGTGACTACCACTACTGTCCCCGGTATTTACTGTCCCTATCTGCTGGCAATTGCTGTCTGCAATTACCTTTCATTACAGCTGTTTGTCATTAACCTCCCTGCAAGAACAGAGTGGATAATGCCTTGTCTGAGATTATGGGTGGTTTTGCACAATTTTTGGTTCTCATAGACTTTTAAGAACTCCTTTGaatcattttataaaaacactAATGAGGCCATGGCTGCAGGTTTAAGAAACACTGTAATTTATCAAAGTCTACAAGAAAACAGGACTCAAATGACAAGTACCTTTATTATACGTAAGAGTTCTCTATCACATTTTAATACTATcctgtttttaaagatatataaTTCATCGCACTGGTTTACATCTATGCAAATAACAGAATACATTGGATTGAACAGGGGACGAGCCGATTGTTTGTCACTTGGCAAGAGCTACCTGTACGTTTTGTGTAGTAAAAGTAAAGGTTAGGAAGCTTAAATGCAAGTACCTCTAATTAGATCTGGTAGCCTCTATTTAGGCTCACAAAAGAATTACCTGTGTTTGAAAGTGCAAAGGACTTTGTAGTTCCTTTTGACATCAGTGGAAGGTGCTGGGTGGAAAAAGGCAGGCATTTATTCAGAAGTTGCAGCATTAACATGAACAGCAATAATTAAATACAAGATGGACATACAGACTTTGACTTCAAAGGAAACAACCCTGTAAGACAACCACAGCAAAACCTGGAAGAGCAAAGACAGTGAACCCAAGTTTCTCTCGGCCAGCTGGCAGAGGAATCTGCAGTTCAGTTGTCGGGCTCCCCACCTCCAGCTGGCAGTTCACCCCAGATGCCCATTAACAGGCTCTCTGTGTGCCAAGATGCCCCACCTGAGATTACGCCAGAAGTGCTTTCCCCATATTTTGCgatcaaaatgcttttcttctgattttacTCTTTGTATAAACTTGTTCTTCCCAGTAAGAGCAAAGCACGCAGTCCTTCTGTTCTTAAACTTCACATCAGAAATTTCATTTGACTAGCAACAAACACGATGCGTTTCagagagcaaaaggaaagaggCACCCCAAAGGCAGCTCTCAATAGGAAATCGCAATAACTCCCTATCACCCAGCTGTTGAGAGGACCTTACATCTGCAGCTACtcggggtgctggggagcacCTGCTCCCTGACCTCCTCTCACACCTGGGCTTTTACATTGTCTGGCAGGCCTAGTACGACATAGTCCAGAGCAGTGCACGTTTTCTTTACATCTAGTACCTGGACTTGACTGCAAAGGCAGAGTCTCTCAAAAAGTGTCAGTATCTGCATAGTCCTACCTCTAGTCAACTCTGCTCTTGCACTTAGCGCTGGCGCCATGCAAACAAAATAATGCTGCTCTCATTGAAAGATCCATCATGATCCCATGAAAGCAGTGATGATGGGAAAGAATGTGAtgctaggttttatttttaatgcttctaAGCTTAGATCTATGTCATTATGTAAAGTATTTAAGGTTgactaaaaaaataacaagagaCAGTTATTATGCAGTCAGAAGTGTATTTATGAATACTTATGTGACACAGATTGAGAGACCAAGATGTAATACATAAAGATTCTTAAGAAAAGTGGTGTTAACTCATACAGCTATTATTTATTAACAGAGGTAGAAAGGTCTGCTCTCATGGTTACACGGGTAATAGTTTCTTCAGCGTCAATGTTCCCACAGGCTGTAACGTTAAAGGTCAAACACACCGCAGACAGCAGACATCCAAAGGTTAAAGCCAGGTATAATGTCATGTCTAAGGAGAGAGATCTGAAAGTTTGTTTCTAATGATCCACCTCTGCTTACAGCTCTCTCACCTAGAAAACCCATGGTATGTAATCAATGAGCCTGACCTACTGGCCTGCGGCCATGACTCTGCGCTGTACCTCTCCAGAGGTACGCTATTTCATCATTCGGTATTGAAGTGTCCAACAATTTCCTCAGAAGCAGCTGGTATAGATCCTTGCAACCCGCAGGATGTACTGCCAATGGATTCAGTATCCTGTTCTATGGAACAGTTCTTTTCCTACGTAATCCATAGGTAAcacatttttgctttctaaGTAGATCAGCAGCTTTGAAGTGAAAAAGAGTCCATTCTTCAGCCTCCCCAGTGAAACTAGTGTTTACCTGAGTACATAAACTTCTGTGATATTGGTATCTTTCCAGAAAACCATTAGTCTCTGTAATatattctttcctcttttattaACTACAGTCTACACAATCCTTTGCAGGGAAGTTGAGACAGCTGCTGCAAAGCTTTGACTTTTTACATTTAAGACAGATGCTGCCAATAGAAAAGCAGTCATCTTGGATACTGATCAGAGGTTAAAGGAACTgcaacacacacacccctccacTTCCAAACACGCATTCTTCTACCACTCAAGAAAAGATGGGCCCGGACCAAATGAAAAGATGCAGAATTGAAGTTTAGCAAGCCTTACCACAACATAGAATGGACAAAATGAGTGAGAATGGAgagatttaaaatgttgaaaagtGAGATCACTCTTCAACAGCACTTTAATGTAAAATGGTGGTATGGATACTGAAAAGAATACTGTATAGATATTAGGTAAGAATTATAACAGAAAGACAGTGGATGCCGTTGGCACAACTGCTTATTGAGCTGTAATTGCTAACATGGAGGAGGATCTGACATTCAAGACTCAGTACCATTGTCATGAAAATCCTCAGGCCttgctgttttcagtttcattacTGGGTAGCACCAAGAAGTATCTCTGTTTTCACGCTACCGGCATGGTATCTCACATaattcctttgaaaaggaaaaacatttattgaaaCACCACCATAGAACTAAGCCTTTGTCTAGATTAATTATCAAAGCATTCTCTAAATACATATGAACACACCGAttgcaaggaaataatttgtcttCAATTGTTGCTGTCACTGAGGAGCCCTCTGTCTCCCAGTCACGAGCAATAGTGGGAAGCTACGATTCCACTGCACCTACAGCCAGTCAGCATGTTTAAAACCTCCCTGCCTACATGTGATTGCTTCCTATTCACTCCCCCAAACAGAATTTAAAGTCCCAACATTTAAGTAGGAAAGGTACGGAGGAAGGCAGTAAGAATGATAAAGAATCGTGGAATAGCTTTTGGCTGGGGAATGACTGAAGAGAAGACTGTCGGGCGTCTCTTCTAgtgtctgcagtgctgctgtcgAATGAAGGTAGCAGAGACAGgctcaaaagaaatgaaaggaggtGGGTTTTCTTAAGACGCATGGA is a window encoding:
- the SMLR1 gene encoding small leucine-rich protein 1, which encodes MSMSYLLSVFVKELPGFILFAGIFVPVTLLLLLLIAYFRIKLIEVNEELAMARDPRKVLLNYHGQGQKPRRPGQKENKCKN